Within the Salvia hispanica cultivar TCC Black 2014 chromosome 4, UniMelb_Shisp_WGS_1.0, whole genome shotgun sequence genome, the region CATAGCATTAAGTAATCAACAACACAAATACCTCTGATTGAGATTTACTAGGaatattttgtatgattaaacaatgaaaatatctagtttatttatttaacataccAAACACTCAGTCAAGCAAACTTATTCACATAAAACTGAATAACTTAATCTTATTTAGTGATAGAAgaatatattgtaaatttggataatggAGTATATCTTTACTAAAGTAGTAATAACCGAAAGAATTGGGAAAAATCTGCATGATTGAGTAAGTATTACTAATAGTCTTTGATcatattaaatgtataaatatgtgaacttgcataatttaaaactatagTATGATTAGTATCCAACTCTGAAATAAGGAATATGATAATTTGTTTGATGCGATTTGTATAATTAAcctaaaacaaatttaatactcctatatatgtGTAAAAGATACTAGTACAACTGTATAACACATTTGATTTACATAAACAGAGAAGGAAGAAATGGTGACAGCCGCGTAATTTTTTGATTTCGTTTATGGAAATAACGTGTAATTTTTCTTCCTTGTGAATTTCATAACAAACAATAATTTACgtataaatactactactctaTGCTCCCCAAAACAATCATCAATCACCCATGGATTCGGCCCAGCAGTCTTTGTGGTGCTATCAGTGCAAGAGGATGGTCATGGTTGAGTCGCAATTCTGTCCGCACTGCCGCGACACCTCCTTCAATCCGCTCATAGTCCTCCGGAACGAGGCCGTGGGGCGGGGCTTCCAGTTCTACTACGATGACGAGTCGGGTGGAGGGGTCCGGCCTCTGCCTTCCTCTGTTTCGGAGTCATTGCTCGGGTTCGGATCCCAGGCGATGCTGGAGCGCGTCTTGGGGATCGGCTTCAGCATGTGGGCCTGCCCGGATAATCCGCCCGCCAGCAAGCACGCTGTGGCGTCCCTGCCCGCGGTGCAGATCCAGGCCTGCCACGTGGACGTGGAGCCACACTGCGCCGTGTGCACGGACGCCTTCGTGCTCGGTTCGGAGGCCCTCAAGATGCCCTGCAAGCACCTCTTCCACGCCGAATGCATATTCCCGTGGCTCAATCTCCACAACTCCTGCCCGGTTTGCCGCCACGAGTTGCCGGCCGGTCAGTCGGGGGCCGTGGGGATTGCCATCTGGCGGTTGCCCGGCGCCGGATTCGCCTTGGGGAGATTCGTTGTGGGAGAGATGCCGCGGCCGGTGGTGTTCTCCGATGTGGAATGGGGTCTCGCCTTCACCGGCGGCGCGCTGAGGGCAATTCAGTGGCGGCCGCGGAGGGCCGGTGCTTTGCGTCGATTTTTCTGTTCGATTTTTCGGAGGGGGCGGTCGAGTTCGGGTCCGGGTCCGTTGAGGAGGAGCAGGAGCTCAACTTCGACACCCATTGAGCAGCAATAGATATTGgcctattaatttgttttcattttaaattactcTTTAGTAATCTTAGTTACTCAGTATTGTGGCAGAATATTCTTTCAATCTTAACAAAACCTCAATACTATCACTATTCATTTTATGGAGAAAGTAtttagttagatttagttCATGTATACACATTATTTCATCGTCTAATGATgcataccaaaaaaatatagtcaAAAATACATCTGTACTCattatatcaaacaattagaatATCCCTAATAAACTAagttaatttcataaatggtTATGTTTGTATCAATTTGGTTACTaaagtttgttttatttcaaaatttatagtattatttttagtttaattcaatttaactTATTAATGCATTCCGCATTACAATTAAAACGCCacataatatttctatttatgttaattttataaacaattTACAATTCCTTCTATATTTCacacatatttctttttaaaaaaatagtaaaaatataatgtagaaattttaatcaaataaatatattatcattatagttttttttttttaaattgtattgGTGTTTCAATGGCTAATTTTGGGACTGATTTTTaaggttttttttaaattttctaagtaattaaattgaactattcaaattcaattctacCGGTGAATCCTCGAAGTGCattgtattaataaaatattttaaatcgtATAAATTCCCCATATATCGGCTATACAATTTATTTGACAAGGAAGAGGTGCGGATAAACAAATTCACATTAATTCTTGTCTATTTATTGACAATTTATTTctaagttatttaattttatttattttctatttttgaccCGCATTATTTTTTcgttccattttatttttcatgttttatatatgttatatagATTCATAAAATAGATGGATTGTATTATACATTTACGTGTATACCATATTATTAtgatccaaaaaaaatattttgaatgaatCATTTTTTGTGTGGAACAAAGTTATCAACATATTAATCATTTGTATTATGTTACATTTCATTTGGTAGAATCAAcctatattaattatttatatttcattatattttattcatatattattgGTAGAAGGAAGCCTAGGATCAAAATCATCCAGAAATAacaattcaatttcttttgtattatatactactactactatgtatCACTACTAAGCAAgagaatgaaatgaaattatcattatattttcatcTTCATATTACATTCTCATGTTCATTCCAATCTTTTCATCTTCgttatattcttattttcattCCAATCCTTCCTTATTCCATTCCATTACGTAGTAAGCGAACTACACAATGAGAATACTTCCGTATTGAAATGCATAATTCCcaaatattactattacacGCAATGCTGTAATCAAGGGTATTGCTTTTACAACAAGTTTGCTTAGTTAAGTATTTGTGTTAGTGGACCTATACTTTACATTTCATGACAATTATGATTAGTGTACAGAAAAACATGCACAAAAGGCACACGCCACGAATATGAAATAATatggatttaaaataaaaagaaactagtacatatatattgaCACATTCGGAAATTAAGAAACGAGAGTGATCAATGGGAAGCATGAGAGATTCACAATGGATAGTTGAATTCAACGACACCACAGCCGAGTTAGCACATAATTGGGCTACCAATGTTAACAACGACCTGAGCAAACTCGCAGAGGCTCGCTCGGTCGAGTCGATGCAGTGGGCGAAGCACTCAATTTACCGGATCCCTCGGAGCGTGAAGGAACTCTGCAGCGGCGCGTACCAGCCGCAGACTGTGTCCATCGGGCCGTACCACCACGGAGATCACCATCTGCAGAGCATGGAGCAACA harbors:
- the LOC125221095 gene encoding E3 ubiquitin-protein ligase RDUF1-like; protein product: MDSAQQSLWCYQCKRMVMVESQFCPHCRDTSFNPLIVLRNEAVGRGFQFYYDDESGGGVRPLPSSVSESLLGFGSQAMLERVLGIGFSMWACPDNPPASKHAVASLPAVQIQACHVDVEPHCAVCTDAFVLGSEALKMPCKHLFHAECIFPWLNLHNSCPVCRHELPAGQSGAVGIAIWRLPGAGFALGRFVVGEMPRPVVFSDVEWGLAFTGGALRAIQWRPRRAGALRRFFCSIFRRGRSSSGPGPLRRSRSSTSTPIEQQ